DNA sequence from the Pseudoliparis swirei isolate HS2019 ecotype Mariana Trench chromosome 6, NWPU_hadal_v1, whole genome shotgun sequence genome:
atctggcctactgcctaatctgagtctgacacccctgctacacccttctgccttttttaatgttgtgcatattttttgttaacttctcatcttaagtggattattcttgttgtatttaaccgttacattatttgttggaccatggtattaataaaagaactacaggatagtaagagctgaactgttgcttcatttatccaatttccactaccataaaaaaaagtgggctggtcttgagcctgaaattcccaggctgaaaagtggccccactccggccctgggtAGAGGGATGTATAAACCCACAATTGTAATACATGTTAGGAATACAACATAATTATTGTCGCTGGATTtatattcattacattacataacatgtcactgagcagacgcttttatccaaagcgacttacagtaagtgcattcaaccatgagtacaaactcagaacaacaagaatcctgCTTGTTATGAAGAGGGGCCCCAGTGTCAAAATGTTAATTTATATTATGATCACATATTCTGAAATAAAGTTGTGTTTGATTTAACTGCCTCAAACGTATTGACACAAAGTAAACAAGGTCTTCCAGCATAGCATTTTATCGGGGCATTTAATTAAGAGGGGCGTTCAACAACAATGTGTTGCCCCAGGCCAGGCTCATCTAGCCAATCTGTGTCCTATACATTGGTATTAGAATACATACacaataaattaatacatagaGATAACAAACTCTTTGGTATCCATAAAATGGAGGGATTTTAGATTTATTGTGAATTTATGGAAGTGACAATGTTATCCTGACGATAATTGTGTTTCagcatgtgtttcatgtgtgaagcataataatataatgcaccatgttttattttcttctttcagaTAAAGCTAAGATTTAAAACTGTTGTCCACTTTATCATGTTTGCTATAGAACATAGAAATGCTAGTGATGTTAAATAGTTACAGATTTAATTTTAGAATGATGTCAACTGATAGATGATCTACAAAAACACTTGAGAAAAAATGCCCCTGATATCAAATGGATTTATTAGCAAGAGGTTACTcggaacatatgaacatattcttgtttatttgtcatcatcatcatcatcctcttcttcctcctcctcctcctcctcctcctcctcatcatcataaaTTACCTTTtgtggttttttcttttttttcttacaaaaCTTGTAATATTTCTTAAGGTGTGGAAACATGAGGGGTTGAAAGATAATTTTCATACCACTGGGTATTGCTAACAgcaaaatgtgtatttgttgatATACCTTTATAAGAGTATGTGCGTGTATTAGTGTATACAGCATAAGTATATAGTATTATTCTGTCTGTGAAGGTGTTGCATGCCTGCCACATGAGCTTCAAAAGTGGACTGTACATACATagaaaaatacatacaaatattcaCAGAATAAGCACTACGTTACTATATTCCTGCTAACAGAAATGGTTATAGACAGGATTACAGTATTAATGcaaaacactttaaagttgtctCCTACCTCTAAATCATGGTTTCAGGACCACAATGTTGCAGCGTTTTGTGTTCAAGCTTGAGatacaacttttattttgttgaaaggATTACACTGTTCCACATTGAGAAATATGCAGGGTTTCATGTACAAAATGTACAGCACATCTCAGTCAGGTGAAttaacaacaaagtccaaaataCTTTCCCATGTTCATATAAAGAGCAGGTCACTCTCTCTTATACTACTCCAAAAATAGTGTTTGAATGCTGCAGGCAGAGGTCATTCACATAAGTTTTTATAATAAGTTTAAACAGCAATGCATATAACAGAGTGATATACAGTCACGTTCCACAATCACTGGAACACCATAAAGGACAGATTGTCTTTTAATGACAGAGGAGCAAAACCTTTTACTCTACAGAATCATCGCCAAACCTGAAGATACAACACTTTCCAAAGCATGTTAACTTTCTTTTATGAGTGAAACTAAAATCCAAGAAACATGAAATTTGAACAACTCACTGTACTGCATTGGTATTTTTTGAGTGTAACGGTAAATTCAGATGTCTAATGCTTAACTGTAAATCATAgcaatttaaagatattcattgTCTCCTTATCACGGATTAGATAATATAATGCAATGTGTGACAAGAGATTTAGCGTAAGAGTGTATTGCTttacaacaaatacaaatataaatttttttttctcgttATTTTTGATTTCAGGTCATGGAGGAAGTGTTTTAGAGCAGAGGTTGTCTGTGGACTGTAATCGGCCCTCAGAAAATTTGGGAAGCGAAGAAACTGTAAAAATGTCTTCATATTTAGAAAAGAATGCCTGTTCTGCATTACTCATTCCCGTTTTCACCAGTAATAAATAAATTTCTATTCTGTGATAGCAGCATGACAACTATTGGATATCAATTGACATTTTGTAAAAATTAGGGCTGCCCCCTTTTGGTGGATTAGTCGACTAAACAAGCGTTTTAGTTTTAGTTAACTACGATTTCTTTGGTCAATTAGTcgttttttaaagattaaatcACCTATTTAATTTGTCAACAAAATCATACGAATTTCTTTGGATAGGGACAGCCCAAGTAAAAATATCCACAATTTCCAGAGGATATACCTTCAGTAATCCCTTGACCTgttcctctagcgccaccatgagTTTCACACGTTTGTGTTTTCTAGTGAAAAGTCTTAACGACTATTTGACGGAGTGCCATGGAAAGTGGGACAGACTCATGTCCCACTCACTGAATTATAATCCTGTTGGTGATGCCCGGACTTTTCATCTCGAGCCATCATCAGGTAAACATCTTAATTGGTCCAATACTAAATGACACATCTTTaaacattcccatcagcctcagatGTCGCTACTTTTTTTTAGTAGGCTACTAATTAGCccatgttagcatgctatcaCACTAAACAAAGATGATGAACATAAGCATGTTAGCATTTGTCTCAAAGCTGGTTCACAATGATACTATTTGtaatgacaaatttccccttggggattaataaagtatatatctatctatctatctaaaaatAAATGGTTTGCAGGGCAAAATAAACTGTAGGGAACCTCTGACTTTCGATTAGTGAGCATCAATTAAAATCTAAATCCTGTTTTTGAGAAGCATAGAGACATTTATGCTTCAGGTTTAATGATCCAATCTCCATTGATCATTGTTACATATCTTTAAAtccatttattttctctgtAATATTTTACCTGATTAGACACAGTTAAATTATCACAATGCTACATTGGTTGCAGAGAAACTCAGTCATTGATGAAATTCAGGCCAAGAGAACAACGGTCAGCAGCACGAGTGCTCAATAAGCGCAGTTAATAAGGTACGAGATGATGCAAAATAATGTCATTAGTCACTAAGAAAACACAGTTATGTGCAGGCAAAGGGACCTCTGTTATTATGCTTGAAAtacccaaaataaaaataaaaataaacctcaAAGCAGTTGGCATCATGGCAACATTAACAAACTAAAAATATACACTGAAAGGTTTTGTGTCGTCAAACAAACTTAAACATCTACTGTACAGAAGAGCaaatatattaaacatgtaCAACTATACAAATGTTGATGAGTTTGTTAACTGATGTGTAATATTAACAGAGGAAATAATGTCGTGGACCAACTTCCCCATCAGTTGGGCACTTTCGGCTCAATTCTGAGAGAGGCTTCGTACATGCTTTCTTCATCCAGAACAAAGCTATTATCCAGTAGGTACTGGGCTACCTGGAAgattaaaagacaaaaacaaaagcatgtTTGAGGAATTTTCCTTCATTGAAATGAATCTGCACACTTTTCAAACAACACAAAGTTGCTAAGGCAGCAACAATCGTTGACTGTCGATAAAAAGTGGTGGTCAAATTGTTGGTTTGTAAGCCCTTCAAATGAGGCGATCATGAGGTGTAGCACATCAGTATGTCATATTATgagttattttatttgttttagagGGCTGAAGAAGAATACTATACACCAATTCATATATGATACAATAATGACATGTAAGGAAAAATAGATTTCATATTCTTCTTATTTTCTTCCTATCGATCTAGTTGATCCTGCAAAAAAGTGTATTACTCAAAACAGTTGAAAGGATAGAAAAGCATAAACAACTCTATTTATGTTTTACTTAATCAGATTTATTTTGTTGCCATATTCTCTTCAAGCCTCCGAAAAAAATGTTAATTGGATTTTTATTAGGttgatttttactttttttgccCTGATACCCTGATAAAAGTGTTTGAAACCAACATGTCTGATGATATCAaagcatttaatttaataaagaaGGGTCTAGAGACTAAGAATAGAGAGTTTCATAAGCTGTACAGGTCGTAAAACCCCTTCAGGAAATTGTTGTGCGATATTGTGTTGTACAGATAAAGTTGACTTGACCTCTTCTTCTTGCTCCCTGTGCCTGAAGAGCAAATGTCTTTGATCAGCTCTTCAAAAGAACCTGAAGTTCCCTGTACACACTACAGGTGCTTGTGAAACTGAAATAGCACTTGGCCTCTGCATTTGTCACAAGCCAGAAAGGTTTTGGTATTCGTTTACCTTTGGTTGCAGGTCAATCTTGTATGCTGTTTGCTGAAACTGCCTGATTTCTCTGATGATGTGAGAAATCTGAAAAAAAACAGCAGGATGTTAaattctgaacacacacaactaaaacacacacttgCAAAAACTCTCTCCTGCGTCAGGACACCGAACACCTTACCATTCTCATCTTTGAGAAGTTGACCAAGTTGTCTTCTGTGTAGTTTGGCGTTCCCTCCTCAATGAAAGCCAGGTCCGTGAGGTACATCCCCAGATAGGGCACACAGGGAGGATCACAGCTGgtggggaaacacacacacacacaccatccactTGTACTGCAAGCTTGCTTTATTGATCCAGCACAACACTGTGTCCTTGAACTGAACTCACTTCTTCAACGCCTCTCTCAGGTTTTTGAACCTCCCCTCTGATGAGACCAGCTTCTGCAGCTTGTCAATCAATGCTTTTGTCTAGAAGAAAGAGTTATCAAGAACACAATTAATGATAACACAAAGCACATCAGGAAGAAATAGCTTAACAAACAAAGGTTAGGGAGATACACACCTGCTTGGAAGCCTTGAGCCAGGTCTTCTTGAGACGGAAGACAGAGCTGCGgttgagggaggaggtgatCTCGAGCACGGCGTTGTAGTTGTGGAAACAGCGGCAGATGTCTGCTACAGCCACCCACTTTTCTATGACCAACAGTCGAGTGACCACGTCATCGCAGCGCAGGATCTCTGTAGCAATCAGGTTGCTTATCTTGCAGAGGAAAGGGGGAAACAAATACTCAGTATTATCATTTCACATTCAGTAACACAGAACAAAGTGTAAGGGGCTTGTAGATTGGAACATACATCATTGAAATGCTTTGTTGTTCTCATGATGTATGGCGTCTTCTCATTTTTGTCATTCTTCATCCAGCCTTGTCCAAAGAATTCCCTGATAACAGATTGAAAATGAAAAGTGAACACTGAATCGGTCCGTTTGTCCTTCTTGGCCACAGACATGCAGCTGAGATGTGATGGCACTCACTCATATGGGATGACCTTAAACACCAGGTGGTCCAGCAGAGTGAGCTGCTCTGCGATCTCCAATGCAGACTGACTCTCAAAGTGCTCCGCCTTCCCTTCACCCATCTACGAGAAACAAAACAGGCCGAAAACGATCAAAACTGTATCATGCAACTTGACACAAAGTAACAAATAAGCGAAACACAGAACATAAATACTATGACGAGTTTTCTTTAGACTGGGCAATGGTTCAGTGGATTAGATTTACATTAAATGGAGCCGACCCTTGGCATCGCACACTGGGACGTGGGATGCCACCTTTCTGCCGGGAAAGGGATGAGAGCTGATAGCCCTGGGTCAGTAAAGATAATGGATAAATGAATGGACTTTTTTGGGGTACAGAAATGTCCAATTTAGATCTCAACATTTCATTTCAAGTGTACAAATCTACTTTTCAGTTGATGTGGATTGGAGCTTATACAACTCGTCAATTAATCTGATTAATTGAGAGACAGAAAATGATCAGCAGCAATAATTGATAATAAAAAATGATCAGAACAGAGATTATGTTTCCTTTCTCGCAAATATGAATATTTTTAAACCTTCTTCATGTTCTGTACCAGTAAACCAAATATTTTTGgatttttgaaaaaacaaacatttggaGAGGTCATTAGAGGTAATTAATTGAGAAAATATTCATGTGATTAACCAATAATGAAAATAGGCAgctataatgtgtataataggCAGCTCTAATGTGCGCGCTTCTGGTTGACTTGTCTCAATGTGcatgtatttgctttttttgtgtttcagTAATTTTGATTAAAAGCTGATTCACTCACCAGTTTTGTCACGTCTTCAAGGGTTATCTGATTGTCACTGTGGTCTTCCTGAGTTAGAGTCCTGAAAAAAATGTCAAGCTCTGAAGTATGTACAGTATCATACTAATCCCACAATCATACTGCACAAAACAGTACCTAATGATGTTGGCTGCTACTTTCCTCTCCAGGGTCAACAGCTCAGGGTCATGCATCACTTCCTCCAGGAAGGCAATAGCTTTAGTCTTCAGCTCATTGTTGCTCTCAAAGTCCTGAAGAAGTGACAGACAGCACACAACATGTGGCATGTGGCTTGAAAACAATGTTATCATCAATCACCAATGTgtgttattcttttctttttagattttatttgAAAAGGTGCTCTATTTTCATTGAACTAATTCTTGTTCAGTTTTCTTGTAAACTTCCTCATCTGTTTTTGACAAACAGTCCTCAAAGAAAGGTCTCTGTACAATTTATTTTGCAATATTATGCAACTAGTTTTGCAAAGCACATGTTAACAAAGACAAATCAGCTGATTCGCATGACGCAATACATTCAGCAGGTGGCTTTGGGATTGGCCAAAGGCATCCAGGGACGTGCATTAAATGACTGCCCTTCAAGACaataatcttttattttattttatgccaACTTGTTTTCTAGCTGATCGGACGATGGAAATAAAATTGTATATTGAGTCTAAAATACTCTGGGTTCTCTgcagttacacacacatacagaaatcCAAAGATTTTACTGAAATAATTGTAACATTTCTGTTTCTCTGCGACAAAAGCTGACTTACAGGATCAATATGAAAAGAGGCAATTAATTAGTATACGCATTTGAAAACCGTGGCAGTGTTCCGGCATGATATGAACTGTGCCGATAACTGTGCCTTGAACTTTGTTGACGGAAGCTTTACCGGAGAGTGTTTGGACACCCAGTGCCTCAGGACATTCAGGACTCGGTTCGTCGCTGCTCGTCTGATCACAAACTCTTTGTCTCCATTTCTCTGATCGGTTGGGAAGCCTGCAGAAAACATATCACGTGAGTTTCTACATCAAACTCATATCACGTTGGCAACAAAGAGCATCAACGTTTTAGGAACtcatacatttaatatcagttgACCTGACATGGTGTAATTTTAACATAACCATTATGTTCACCAGTGACTGAGACTGGACCCTAGGCCTAATAGTGAATAGATGTTTTACCAGTACTGGCGAGGGACATCCGGCGATATTTTTCCTTGGTAGGTGTGCCCTCATTGGCTCCAGCTGTAGCAATAGCAAAGGCGGAGGCAGCGGACACGACACTGCGGTTGTTATCCAGCTCTCGACATGAGGACATCACCATGCCATTGTTGTAGGAAAACAGTGAGAACTCTACAGGGAggcacaaataataataaaaagagaatAACCCATTGGAAAATGGCAAGAGATTGGTTTCAtgtcaattatttttttgtggTCACTTTAAAGATACATTACAGCTTtggcaacaaacacacatttacagaaaagTGCTTGTGATATATTCTCGTCTGTACTGACTGAAGAATGATCTGCTTCTTGTTGTACAGACATCCACTAGGGGGCACTATGAGCCAACACAACAGTTTCCCTCCAGACTTTCCTTTACGAGAGGCTTTGATATTCAAGATGGTTACAGCTAAATATAGCCACCAAATATCAGCATAACAGAGGAATCAACAGATTCTCTGCAGTCTGCTATGTTTAAATCCTGCACATACACTGATCAGAAGCAGCTGAGCAAGTCAAGTTATTTCTTTACTTCACACAATATATTCCTTTAAACTCCATTGTGTGATTTTGTTATGAGATTTATAAGGCAGAGATAATCTTGGCTCCAGTGAAACAGCCTCATTTGTGGGGGCGGGAGGGAAAGCACACTCTTTATGTATGACACAAGTTTCCCTAACACCTACTGAAGTCAAGCATTGGCTTTCCCCACATAATCATAACCATCAACCAGTTCATATTTTATATGAATTACACGTCACAGTGGCAGCTTGTCTTTCTGTTCGTTTTGCACAAGACAAATTTGTTCTATTAACTATTGCAAactgagagaaaaacaaaccatTCCACAACTTGCAGAGAGTAAATAGTGCCCCTTTtccaaacataaaaataaaaataaacattcagcTACAAGTATTATCCTTATTATTTAGTCTGTTACTGTTGTCAAACAAACTAGTGCAGAAGGCTCTAATATGTGGAATTCGCTGGTGCATTGGATTGGTGCCATGTTGGTGTGGACCATTGTATTTACATCACAGTACATGTTTAGGACACAATGTACCTGAGGAGTTTTTGCATTTGATGTTTTTTGGGGTCGTTGGTGATTTGCTGGGAGAGGCTTCTAGATCCCCTTCATGACTCTGGTTTGGATCATTGCCACTTTCTTCTGGTACAGAGTGATCTATAGCAAAATACAACATTTCAATAAAACCATCATCAAATCAAAATGGGAATACTTTGGTGATAATTGACTCTTGCTGACCTACCTTGTTTGCTCACTGATGTATCCTCCACCTTGTCCTTCTTGTCCTCTCCCTCATCAGGGATTTTGCTAGAGACGGAACTGGACACGTACAGTTTGTTGATGTCCAAGCTGGTCTTGCTGAATGGGGAGATGGATGAGTACACGCTTGCATAGCCattggaggagcagctgagggCAGCCAGGTCAAGAGCTTTGCCCCCAGTGATGATGGGGATGTTGAGGGAGAGCTTCCGCCGGCGATTTGGGGATAAATTCTTGGCAATAGtgagaggaggtggggaggagaaCTTCCTGGTGGCTCTGGGGGAGCTGGGAGGCTCTCCATACAATAGTTTACTGTTCTGACTGCTGGCAAAGAATAACTCCAGGGACCTGCATCAAGGGGAGGATATATGCATTTTAATTAAGGACATCacaaccatttccttcaatatGTGGTAACTCTTCTCTGTTTTAAAAGCTTAGCTAAATACACAACACCTCCTAAATAATGCCTGCAACCCAAGTCATCATAGCAACCTGAAGTCTCTTTGCAGTCATGTCTCGTTGTTTTAGAACAGGATACAAGCTGCAGTGTTGCAGAAAACCTCTCCCACTCCCTGCCACCCTCCTGGCGACCTCACGGGTTCCCATAAATAGCACACCGAGTGATAGTGCGCATGGCCACTGCTGACACAAGCAGCCAAGTGTATGTGTTTCACAGTGACATGACAAGCTCCACGGGAGAGCATGCAGCAGGGCGTGGGCATGGGAGCTCCCCGTGATCTGAACCCCAGAGTGGGGGC
Encoded proteins:
- the LOC130194990 gene encoding ras-specific guanine nucleotide-releasing factor 1-like — encoded protein: MKSPGITNRIIIQSDSSLYCDDVDIRFSKMMNSCKVLQIRYASVERLLERLTDLRFLSIDFLNTFLHSYRVFTTADVVLDKLITIYKKPISAIPARSLELFFASSQNSKLLYGEPPSSPRATRKFSSPPPLTIAKNLSPNRRRKLSLNIPIITGGKALDLAALSCSSNGYASVYSSISPFSKTSLDINKLYVSSSVSSKIPDEGEDKKDKVEDTSVSKQDHSVPEESGNDPNQSHEGDLEASPSKSPTTPKNIKCKNSSEFSLFSYNNGMVMSSCRELDNNRSVVSAASAFAIATAGANEGTPTKEKYRRMSLASTGFPTDQRNGDKEFVIRRAATNRVLNVLRHWVSKHSPDFESNNELKTKAIAFLEEVMHDPELLTLERKVAANIIRTLTQEDHSDNQITLEDVTKLMGEGKAEHFESQSALEIAEQLTLLDHLVFKVIPYEEFFGQGWMKNDKNEKTPYIMRTTKHFNDISNLIATEILRCDDVVTRLLVIEKWVAVADICRCFHNYNAVLEITSSLNRSSVFRLKKTWLKASKQTKALIDKLQKLVSSEGRFKNLREALKNCDPPCVPYLGMYLTDLAFIEEGTPNYTEDNLVNFSKMRMISHIIREIRQFQQTAYKIDLQPKVAQYLLDNSFVLDEESMYEASLRIEPKVPN